AGCATAGCAGTGAATGCCATCATCTGTGTGTTTCCTACAGCAGAACTCGCAACATAAACACCCTGAGCCGTTCCAACTGTCTGTGAACCCAAGTCTGGAGAAGTTGTCAGAATATCTTCAATAACTGTAATAGTCCCGAATCCAAGGCCTAAACCGTCAGGTAAAAGTTGTGCTGTGTTGATGTTcttctggttgttgttgttgttattattattgttgttagaTCCAGCAAAGGCAGTACCGGCCAACCCCGTTCCTAATGGGACGCCATTCATGTTCATGCCAGGCAAGGACCCGTCACTGTTAGGAATGGCCACCCCATTTTTGGGAGTAAAAAACCCAAGTGGCCTAGCAAAAGGAACCTGCCCACTGTAGATATTCCCAAGAAGCCCCGTGATTGGCCGGGCAGTGGGGTTACTCCCTCCTAGAATGTCGTGCATGTATAACTCAATCACAGGAGCTTCAGGTGAAGCAACAGCTTTTGCTGTGTGCACAGCTGCTACTGCTAGTAGCAGCATTGAGACAAACAACGACATGGATGATTTCCTCAACATGTTTTCCGGACAAGTATGTAGTTGGGCGAGGGGATCTATGAACGCTGGATCGGATGTTCTCTGTAATGTATGCTTTGAAGGGTTTTGTTTGAGTGAGATGGATACAGAAAGTTGAGATTTATATACAAGAGGGTTTATAAGATTATGATGGAGTTGGTAAATTGGTAGTGTAGTTGTTAAACTTGTATCACAAAAGAATTATCAGATACTATGATAATTAGATGGACTTCGCTGCTGCGGAATATACAGCGCATTTTAGCTCGTACAATCAGAAGAGTTATTTTGTAAAGAAATGTTGAGGGCCTAAAAATGTCTAGTACAACAAAACCACTCATCTGTATTTTTATTCATAAGAACTACTCAAATTTGGAATGAGAGGGAAACGGGTGTTGTTGCCAGtgaacaaaacaaatctaaaatacggagtagtaatcaaccccaacaaaaagaaataaaaaagcaCAGAAAGATTGTAACCTAAAACACTGACGATTGGCAAAAGTCAAACTACGGTTGTGCATAGGCGAAAAAACATTTACTTTAATTGATAGAAAATCTAAGAGCATGTACATGGTAATGTACGAATGGTGCAGGGGCGTGCACATAAATCATGGTGCATCTGCACTAAAACGCAAAAACTTTAAAACAAgacgcaaaaaacaaaaataatgcaAAGAAACGAAAAATGACGTAATAAACTAAATAGAAAGAACATATtagagtaaacgaaaagaacgttaactaaaacctgaaaagaacaataatattaaaaaagtcaaagaaaatgtacaaaaatgaaaagaaatattctctctcctgataAATTATacaaagaacaactatttttcaaaaggaacatcatgtgaaaaatgcaacagaaaaacaacaacaaaaaaaaaatcaaatatcgataaaattattaaaaaaattaaaaaaacgataaaaaagtaaaaaagaccacaaattaattatatataaaacaacaacaacaattttttttataaaacacaaagaaaaaagaaaaaaactcaaactcaaaaaaaaaaaaagacaacaaataaaggaaaaaagaaTAAAACACCTGAAAAAGAACACCATTTTCTTTTGCCTTatcaaacaaaaaacataatgaaagagacgaaaagaacaacaaatctgTGTTCTTTTATAAGCTGTATTTGTTATTTTCAAAGCATTTAGTGCTCTAAttatataaaaagttaataatttaaaaagaacaaaaaaactaatataaaaaagaacaaaacacgGTTTTGATGGACTTAAAAgcagatctatgttcttttaaaaatatttttattttcccaCGCATAAAGTCTtctattaagaaaagaagatgaAACGACGTTGATTTAATTTGTTGGACTTAAAACCAGATCTATGTTGTTTCTAAAACTGTATTCTAATTAAAAGAAAGAAGATTTAATTGTGTTAATGATGTTAGACTTAAAACCAGATCTATGTTGTTTTAGAAAGTGCAATTTGTTCTTTAAATTAAAATTGtgttctaatttatttattttaaagataAACTCATTAATGGTTTTGGACTTAAAACaagatctatgttctttttaaaaCTGTTATTTGTTCTTCTTTTTAAAAGTACGGTAATTGTGTAAAGAGTTAAAATGAGATCTATTTTCTTCTTAAACGTTGTGTTTGTTCTTTTAGCATAATTTattctttttattaaaaaagtgttataatttaattaaaaaaaactttaattatgttagacttaaaacgaaattaatgttcttttaaaacgtttatttgttcttttaaacTTAATTATGTTAATAATTCAGTTACGAATAGATTTATTATaagcattattattattattattattgttattattattattattattattattattattattgttgttgtgggagttttttcaatggttgatgacgaggaggtatccgGTTTCACGTAGAGTCGAGTTCAGTCCACGTCGGGCGGCtttcctgcaaaacaagaatattcacgt
This sequence is a window from Spinacia oleracea cultivar Varoflay chromosome 1, BTI_SOV_V1, whole genome shotgun sequence. Protein-coding genes within it:
- the LOC110798251 gene encoding dirigent protein 18-like → MLRKSSMSLFVSMLLLAVAAVHTAKAVASPEAPVIELYMHDILGGSNPTARPITGLLGNIYSGQVPFARPLGFFTPKNGVAIPNSDGSLPGMNMNGVPLGTGLAGTAFAGSNNNNNNNNNNQKNINTAQLLPDGLGLGFGTITVIEDILTTSPDLGSQTVGTAQGVYVASSAVGNTQMMAFTAMLEGGEYGDSINFYGIYRIGSPYSRLSVTGGTGKFKNACGFAELRPLIPSGQHVTDGAEALLRLLIHLKY